A genomic segment from Microtus pennsylvanicus isolate mMicPen1 chromosome 21, mMicPen1.hap1, whole genome shotgun sequence encodes:
- the Tmem176b gene encoding transmembrane protein 176B, translating to MAQTTVMVNGAEVASALPTSPQVNIHIHHHSDLEQLLRATGSVKKSLSRPQDTGPSKASIHHGLLALGVTQILLGLVSCVLGVCIYFGPETELHTFGYAFWSGSVAVVAGTGIIVNEKRRGKLTGHISCLLILACTATAVAATVLSVNSLTWQTSGAYRYRISSTCDPLQTSRDSGDGLVRFSDNLSWRTERCREFLRMMMNLFLAFYVMLTVVCILKIVMSLASLGLSLQSMCGRSSPALDKEEAEKKLLGGDSTPPSPTKAIPVIL from the exons atggctcaaacCACGGTGATGGTGAATGGAGCTGAAGTGGCCTCCGCACTGCCCACGTCCCCTCAAGTCAACATCCACATCCACCACCACTCGGATCTGGAGCAGCTGCTGAGAGCCACGGGCTCCGTGAAGAAGTCTCTCTCCCGCCCTCAGGACACAGGGCCCTCCAAGGCCAGCATCCACCATGGGCTGCTGGCTCTAGGG GTGACCCAGATATTGCTGGGGCTTGTGAGCTGTGTTCTCGGAGTGTGTATCTACTTTGGGCCTGAGACTGAGCTGCATACCTTTGGCTATGCCTTCTGGTCAGGGTCTGTG GCAGTTGTAGCTGGAACTGGCATCATTGTCAACGAGAAGCGACGTGGAAAACTAACT GGCCACATATCCTGCCTGCTTATCCTTGCTTGCACTGCGACAGCTGTGGCTGCGACGGTCCTGAGTGTGAACAGCTTAACCTGGCAAACGAGCGGTGCCTACCGTTACAGGATCAGTTCCACGTGTGACCCCTTACAGACGAGCAGGGACAGTGGGGATGGGCTAGTGCGATTCTCTGACAACTTAAGCTGGCGGACCGAGAGGTGCCGAGAGTTCCTGCGCATGATGATG AACTTGTTCCTAGCATTTTACGTCatgctcacagttgtctgtatcCTGAAGATCGTCATGTCTTTGGCTTCCCTGGGACTGAGTCTCCAAAGTATGTGTGGCCGGAGCTCCCCGGCCCTG gataaggaagaggcagaaaagaaGCTTCTTGGGGGAGATTCAACACCTCCCTCCCCAACCAAGGCAATTCCTGTTATTCTGTGA